The following coding sequences are from one Streptomyces dengpaensis window:
- a CDS encoding phosphotransferase enzyme family protein: MDEARARDVLAAAGVLPGPARDARLLALGENAVFAAGDLVVKVGRDAELLDRARRELDIAGWLAEAGVPAVRAAEPKALLVDGHPVTVWHRLPDSVRPADPRDLAELLRIVHALPSPSFQLPRRELLDGVERWLRLAGEAIDPADAAYLRERRDGFAAAAAALTPHLPPGPIHGDALPRNVHVGPDGPFLVDLETFSADLREHDLVVMALSRDRYGLPAEAYASFTEAYGWDVREWEGCAVLRGARETASCAWVAQHAPANPKALTEFRRRVASLRDGDETVRWYPF, translated from the coding sequence ATGGACGAGGCACGGGCACGGGACGTACTGGCCGCGGCGGGGGTACTGCCCGGCCCGGCACGGGACGCGCGCCTGCTCGCCCTCGGCGAGAACGCGGTGTTCGCCGCCGGAGACCTGGTCGTCAAGGTGGGGCGTGACGCCGAACTCCTTGACCGGGCTCGGCGGGAACTGGACATCGCCGGGTGGCTGGCCGAGGCGGGCGTCCCGGCGGTGCGGGCGGCCGAGCCCAAGGCGCTGCTGGTGGACGGGCACCCGGTGACCGTGTGGCACCGGCTGCCCGATTCCGTACGGCCCGCGGACCCGCGGGATCTGGCCGAACTGCTGCGAATCGTCCACGCACTCCCTTCCCCCTCCTTCCAACTGCCGCGCCGCGAACTGCTGGACGGCGTGGAGCGCTGGCTGCGGCTCGCGGGCGAGGCGATCGATCCCGCGGACGCGGCGTATCTGCGTGAGCGCCGCGACGGCTTCGCGGCAGCCGCGGCCGCGCTGACGCCCCATCTGCCGCCGGGCCCGATCCACGGCGACGCGCTGCCCCGCAATGTGCACGTCGGCCCCGACGGCCCGTTCCTCGTCGACCTCGAGACCTTCTCCGCCGACCTGCGCGAGCACGACCTGGTGGTCATGGCCCTCTCCCGCGACCGCTACGGCCTGCCCGCCGAGGCCTACGCCTCCTTCACCGAGGCGTACGGCTGGGACGTGCGCGAGTGGGAGGGCTGCGCGGTCCTGCGCGGCGCCCGCGAGACGGCGAGCTGCGCCTGGGTGGCTCAGCACGCCCCGGCCAACCCCAAGGCCCTGACCGAGTTCCGGCGCAGGGTGGCGTCACTGCGGGACGGGGACGAGACGGTACGCTGGTATCCGTTCTGA
- a CDS encoding helix-turn-helix domain-containing protein produces the protein MITEFRTSVVPAVERFDYWHGMMNDTMVPNRLRSDHAPDFRAQLRLMDLGAVQVSGLRYPPLETYRPAKLIRRSDPESYQLMLNLRGSHRILQGGHDTAGAAGEMVLYDTSRPWHGWAEGAAGSAISGIMVQVPRALLPLPQDGVRSLTAARLSGGTGVGGLLACFLKQLIGHDGSYTPADAVRLTTVLVDLLAAVCAHHLEAERLLPLETQHHTLFLRVRAFIEHHLADPELTPAAVAAAHNVSTRQLYRLFQTRGLTVAGWIRRRRLENCHRDLADPRHDHRPVQAVAARWGLTDKAHFSRLFRAAYGMPPGDYRRVAQNAGREGTERQPDGARDQPRR, from the coding sequence ATGATCACGGAGTTCCGTACAAGTGTCGTACCAGCCGTGGAGCGGTTCGACTACTGGCACGGCATGATGAACGACACGATGGTGCCCAACCGGCTGCGCAGCGACCACGCGCCGGACTTCCGGGCACAGTTGCGGCTGATGGACCTGGGAGCGGTCCAGGTGTCCGGACTGCGGTATCCGCCGCTGGAGACGTACCGCCCCGCGAAGCTGATCCGGCGGTCCGACCCCGAGAGCTATCAGCTGATGCTGAACCTGCGCGGTAGCCACAGGATCCTCCAGGGAGGTCACGACACCGCGGGCGCGGCCGGCGAGATGGTGCTCTACGACACCTCCCGACCCTGGCACGGCTGGGCGGAGGGGGCCGCCGGTAGCGCCATAAGCGGCATCATGGTGCAGGTTCCGCGGGCGCTGCTGCCGCTTCCGCAGGACGGTGTCCGCTCCCTCACTGCTGCGCGGCTGTCCGGCGGCACGGGTGTGGGCGGGCTGCTTGCCTGCTTCCTGAAGCAGCTGATCGGCCACGACGGCTCCTACACCCCGGCGGACGCCGTGCGTCTGACCACCGTCCTGGTCGATCTCCTGGCAGCCGTGTGCGCCCATCATCTGGAGGCGGAACGGCTGCTGCCCCTGGAGACCCAGCATCACACCCTGTTCCTGCGCGTCCGCGCCTTCATCGAGCACCATCTGGCCGACCCCGAGCTGACTCCGGCCGCGGTGGCCGCCGCCCACAACGTCTCTACCCGCCAGCTGTACCGCCTCTTCCAGACCCGGGGCCTCACGGTCGCCGGCTGGATACGCCGGCGCCGACTGGAGAACTGTCACCGCGACCTGGCCGACCCCCGCCACGACCACCGCCCCGTCCAGGCCGTCGCCGCCCGCTGGGGCCTGACCGACAAGGCGCACTTCAGCCGCCTGTTCCGCGCCGCCTACGGGATGCCGCCCGGCGACTACCGGCGCGTCGCACAGAACGCCGGCCGGGAAGGCACGGAACGGCAACCGGACGGCGCTCGCGATCAACCACGCCGCTAG
- a CDS encoding peptidase inhibitor family I36 protein, producing the protein MRRIAMSVLATGALVVSGLALAPSAQAAVTDCPNESGYLCFWVNANYGGAMGKVSGNNTYWGNFTGGCNSTQRWNDCASAIRNEGLSCEAVVYEAANYGGSSWVINRDTQAADLTKWGKPSGGNWNDVISSNNWWCG; encoded by the coding sequence GTGCGTCGAATCGCCATGTCCGTGCTCGCGACCGGAGCCCTTGTCGTCTCCGGTCTGGCTCTCGCCCCCTCGGCTCAGGCAGCCGTGACCGACTGTCCGAACGAGAGCGGCTACCTCTGCTTCTGGGTCAACGCCAACTACGGCGGCGCGATGGGGAAGGTGTCCGGCAACAACACCTACTGGGGCAACTTCACCGGCGGGTGCAACTCGACCCAGCGATGGAACGACTGTGCGTCGGCCATCCGCAACGAAGGGCTCAGCTGTGAGGCGGTGGTGTACGAGGCCGCGAACTACGGCGGATCCTCGTGGGTGATCAACCGGGACACCCAGGCCGCGGACCTGACCAAGTGGGGCAAGCCGAGCGGGGGCAACTGGAACGACGTCATCAGCTCCAACAACTGGTGGTGCGGGTAA
- a CDS encoding 3'-5' exonuclease, whose amino-acid sequence MGWHRELLIGFDLETTGTDPREARIVTGAVIEVKGGEPMGRREWLADPGVEIPADAVAVHGISNERAAAEGRPADQVADAIAGALVAHWKTGVPVVAYNAAFDLTLLSAELRRYGLPSLRERLGGIDPAPVIDPYTIDRSVDRYRRGKRNLEAVCTEYGVALDSAHDASADALAAARLACAIAGRHPKVAALGPAELHRRQIGWYAEWAADFQSFLRRKGDTDAVVDGAWPMRQLADEMV is encoded by the coding sequence ATGGGCTGGCACCGGGAGCTGCTGATCGGCTTCGACCTGGAAACGACAGGGACGGATCCGCGCGAGGCGCGCATCGTCACGGGGGCCGTGATAGAGGTCAAGGGCGGAGAGCCGATGGGGCGCCGCGAATGGCTGGCCGATCCGGGCGTGGAGATCCCGGCGGACGCGGTGGCGGTGCACGGGATCTCGAACGAGCGGGCGGCAGCGGAAGGCAGGCCCGCCGACCAGGTCGCCGACGCGATCGCGGGCGCCCTCGTCGCCCACTGGAAGACGGGCGTCCCGGTCGTCGCGTACAACGCGGCCTTCGACCTGACTCTGCTCTCCGCCGAACTGCGGCGGTACGGACTGCCGTCGCTGCGCGAGCGGCTCGGCGGCATCGACCCCGCCCCGGTCATCGACCCGTACACCATCGACCGCTCGGTGGACCGCTACCGCCGGGGCAAGCGCAATCTCGAAGCGGTCTGCACGGAGTACGGGGTGGCGCTGGACTCCGCACACGACGCCTCGGCCGACGCGCTCGCCGCGGCCCGGCTCGCCTGCGCGATAGCCGGCCGCCACCCGAAGGTCGCGGCCCTCGGCCCCGCCGAGCTGCACCGCCGCCAGATCGGGTGGTACGCGGAATGGGCGGCCGACTTCCAGAGCTTCCTGCGCCGCAAGGGCGACACGGACGCGGTGGTCGACGGGGCATGGCCCATGCGCCAGTTGGCGGACGAGATGGTCTGA
- a CDS encoding SAV2148 family HEPN domain-containing protein, protein MGSGGLELPPGDEGHEGNSTDVPPGAVSLARPMEMGSIGPELDWGADAWREVRTRAQRAGRAYIWLNLVEQRLRAVVAAVLRPIYEPVHGDDWVIAAAGPAGQEWVQRAVAVREVSRRKGYLLDPADDNVLSFLTLPQLRELMVQHWPCFEPYFDERRDLELALDELEVTRNVVSRNRALSEAVLSQAERAAAKLLEVLGAGGDVPSARRLPVDAVEDLVGDRYADVVGVHSDRVRLLRQFPAEDLFGGARRLDAIGIGLNLLVQNFSGRRLVRLAESGCRVRLLFLNPASSAVKRRERELGIKRGELSRAVEMNILHMRRVRSRLRDPGAFEIQVFDETPRFTAYLVDSDGSDGIAVVQSYLRRTRGMETPVLVLRGGSRVVKPDEPGEEGLFPTYREEFEVAWADSRPVS, encoded by the coding sequence GTGGGCTCGGGAGGGCTGGAGTTGCCTCCTGGTGACGAGGGTCACGAGGGGAACTCCACAGATGTCCCACCCGGCGCGGTGTCCCTGGCACGGCCGATGGAGATGGGATCGATCGGGCCGGAGCTCGACTGGGGTGCCGACGCCTGGCGCGAGGTGCGTACGCGCGCCCAGCGAGCCGGGCGTGCCTACATCTGGCTGAACCTGGTCGAACAGCGGCTGCGTGCGGTCGTGGCCGCTGTTCTCCGCCCCATCTACGAACCCGTCCACGGCGATGACTGGGTGATCGCCGCGGCCGGGCCCGCCGGACAGGAGTGGGTGCAGCGCGCCGTCGCCGTGCGCGAAGTCAGCCGCCGCAAGGGGTACTTGCTCGACCCGGCCGACGACAATGTGCTCAGCTTCCTCACCTTGCCGCAGCTGCGCGAGCTGATGGTGCAGCACTGGCCGTGCTTCGAGCCCTACTTCGACGAGCGCCGGGACCTCGAACTCGCCCTGGACGAACTGGAAGTCACCCGGAACGTGGTCTCCCGCAACCGGGCCCTGTCCGAGGCCGTCCTGAGCCAGGCCGAACGGGCCGCGGCGAAACTCCTGGAGGTACTCGGCGCCGGCGGCGACGTGCCCTCCGCGCGCCGGCTGCCCGTCGACGCCGTGGAGGACCTGGTCGGCGACCGGTACGCGGACGTGGTCGGCGTGCACTCGGACCGGGTGCGGTTACTGCGCCAGTTCCCCGCCGAGGACCTCTTCGGCGGCGCCCGCCGCCTCGACGCCATCGGCATCGGCCTGAACCTGCTGGTGCAGAACTTCTCCGGACGGCGGCTCGTACGCCTCGCCGAGTCCGGCTGCCGGGTGCGGCTGCTGTTCCTGAACCCCGCGTCCAGCGCGGTGAAGCGCCGCGAGCGCGAACTCGGCATCAAGCGGGGCGAGTTGAGCCGCGCCGTCGAGATGAACATCCTGCACATGCGCCGGGTGCGGTCCCGGCTGCGCGACCCGGGCGCCTTCGAGATCCAGGTCTTCGACGAGACGCCCCGCTTCACCGCCTACCTCGTGGACAGCGACGGCTCGGACGGCATCGCGGTCGTGCAGTCGTATCTGCGCCGTACGCGCGGCATGGAGACACCGGTGCTCGTACTGCGCGGCGGCAGCCGCGTGGTCAAACCGGATGAACCTGGCGAGGAAGGGCTTTTCCCTACCTACCGCGAGGAGTTCGAGGTGGCTTGGGCGGATTCGCGGCCTGTGTCCTGA
- a CDS encoding copper amine oxidase: MHVNRISRARRRAAVGLSVAALAAGAATGAGPAAAQPKSAPKAAPAAAAQCSAAYRIEQQLSTGTTWRMCWHYESKAGLVLENISYQPKGEAAPIKVLGSAKLGQIHVPYDDGSVEYDDLTGFGFAQGLMNLAPGECPGGTIKSVKVPDAWDPQHPNVKGLCTTTRSRGHAYRMQGDSPGKVYQAQGKDLLVYTVNQVGWYEYMTEWRFQDDGTITMNVGATGSLSPSDYDAGDGRGWPIGKGARAYATSHSHNVFWRLNFGLDGSSKTKIEQYDSTVSPPARGQEAPTNKTTRTAVTKELAGDAKNMRWWRVVSTAGKNKDGHARSYEIVQGPTSKYPGRGFTRHDVYFTDYNKCEQFAGNNPHNCGAGHGASVDKWANGQSLTHPVVWVNVGFHHIARDEDQQPMPVHWQGFSIAPRDVTAMNPLTPAELADQNGHVENGS; the protein is encoded by the coding sequence ATGCACGTGAACAGAATCAGCCGTGCCCGCAGGCGGGCGGCCGTGGGTCTCTCGGTGGCCGCGCTGGCCGCGGGCGCGGCGACCGGCGCGGGACCGGCCGCCGCCCAGCCGAAGTCGGCCCCCAAGGCGGCGCCCGCGGCGGCCGCCCAGTGCAGCGCCGCGTACCGCATCGAGCAGCAGCTCTCCACCGGCACCACCTGGCGGATGTGCTGGCACTACGAGAGCAAGGCCGGGCTCGTCCTGGAGAACATCTCCTACCAGCCCAAGGGTGAGGCCGCCCCGATCAAGGTCCTCGGCAGCGCCAAGCTCGGCCAGATCCACGTGCCGTACGACGACGGAAGCGTCGAGTACGACGACCTGACGGGCTTCGGGTTCGCCCAGGGCCTGATGAACCTGGCGCCGGGCGAATGCCCTGGCGGCACCATCAAGAGCGTGAAGGTGCCGGACGCCTGGGACCCCCAGCACCCGAACGTCAAGGGCCTGTGCACCACGACCCGTTCCCGCGGCCACGCGTACCGCATGCAGGGCGACTCGCCCGGCAAGGTCTACCAGGCACAGGGCAAGGACCTGCTGGTCTACACCGTCAACCAGGTCGGCTGGTACGAGTACATGACCGAGTGGCGCTTCCAGGACGACGGCACGATCACCATGAACGTCGGCGCGACCGGCAGCCTCTCGCCCAGCGACTACGACGCCGGCGACGGTCGCGGCTGGCCCATCGGCAAGGGCGCCAGGGCCTACGCCACCAGCCACAGCCACAACGTCTTCTGGCGCCTGAACTTCGGCCTCGACGGCTCCTCCAAGACGAAGATCGAGCAGTACGACTCGACGGTCAGCCCGCCCGCCCGCGGCCAGGAGGCACCGACCAACAAGACCACCCGCACCGCCGTCACCAAGGAACTCGCGGGGGACGCCAAGAACATGCGCTGGTGGCGGGTGGTCAGCACGGCCGGCAAGAACAAGGACGGGCACGCGCGGTCGTACGAGATCGTCCAGGGCCCCACCAGCAAGTACCCGGGACGCGGCTTCACCCGGCACGACGTCTACTTCACCGACTACAACAAGTGTGAACAGTTCGCTGGCAACAACCCGCACAACTGCGGTGCCGGGCATGGCGCGTCCGTCGACAAGTGGGCCAACGGGCAGAGCCTCACCCACCCGGTCGTCTGGGTCAACGTGGGTTTCCACCACATAGCCCGCGACGAGGACCAGCAGCCCATGCCGGTCCACTGGCAGGGCTTCTCCATCGCCCCGCGCGACGTCACCGCTATGAATCCGCTCACTCCGGCCGAGCTCGCCGACCAGAACGGGCATGTGGAAAACGGTAGTTGA
- a CDS encoding Tat pathway signal sequence domain protein — translation MRKIVHRHLGKVVAGAAIAVAGTAVMAGITLPGTAGADDSGGARGGTGTSQEEGQQAGEQGRAAVQPGVVEQAPAQGEKGEGRDPLTDDEMKRVERIAVSRQLFNSSENAEGERGPQRLSVDLAEPETGELDDPEAPRRADVTFYDYKDDTLVTKTVNLDTGKVERTGTQRGVQPPLSRAEQNEAARILIADPLGAGLKADYKDATDKELTSPDQLQLAAAVYRAAPGAQPALLDKCGEHRCVRLFPKVKNGPWVDARSLIVDLSAGKVGKLD, via the coding sequence GTGCGCAAGATAGTGCACCGCCATCTGGGCAAGGTGGTGGCAGGTGCGGCCATCGCGGTGGCCGGGACGGCCGTGATGGCCGGAATCACCCTGCCGGGCACGGCGGGGGCCGATGACTCGGGCGGGGCCCGGGGCGGCACGGGGACGTCGCAGGAGGAGGGACAGCAGGCCGGAGAGCAGGGGCGGGCGGCGGTCCAGCCGGGCGTCGTCGAGCAGGCGCCGGCCCAGGGGGAGAAGGGCGAGGGCCGCGACCCGCTGACAGACGACGAGATGAAGCGGGTCGAGCGGATCGCGGTCAGCCGGCAGCTGTTCAACTCCAGCGAGAACGCCGAGGGCGAGCGCGGCCCGCAGCGCCTCAGCGTCGACCTCGCCGAGCCGGAGACCGGAGAACTGGACGACCCGGAAGCGCCCCGTCGCGCCGACGTGACGTTCTACGACTACAAGGACGACACGCTCGTCACCAAGACCGTCAACCTCGACACCGGGAAGGTCGAGCGGACCGGCACCCAGCGCGGGGTCCAGCCGCCCTTGAGCCGTGCCGAGCAGAACGAGGCCGCCCGGATCCTGATCGCCGACCCGCTGGGCGCGGGCCTGAAGGCGGACTACAAGGACGCCACGGACAAGGAGCTCACCTCCCCGGACCAGCTGCAGCTCGCCGCCGCGGTGTACCGGGCCGCTCCGGGCGCGCAGCCCGCGCTCCTCGACAAGTGCGGCGAGCATCGCTGCGTGCGGCTGTTCCCGAAGGTCAAGAACGGGCCGTGGGTCGACGCACGCTCGCTCATCGTCGACCTGAGCGCCGGCAAGGTCGGCAAGCTCGACTGA
- the glgX gene encoding glycogen debranching protein GlgX has product MQVWPGEAYPLGATYDGAGTNFAVFSEAADRIELCLLHDDGSETAVELRETDAFVRHAYLPGIMPGQRYGFRVHGPYAPERGQRANSAKLLLDPYARAVSGSVKWGEEVYGYPFGAPDKRNDLDSAPHTMSSVVVNPYFDWGDDRRPRTEYHHTVIYEAHVKGLTMQHPALPDELRGTYAALAHPAIIEHLTELGVTALELMPVHQFVNDHRLVEMGLSNYWGYNTIGFFAPHNAYASWGDRGQQVLEFKSAVRALHEAGIEVILDVVYNHTAEGNHLGPTLSFRGLDNASYYRLADDPRYYMDTTGTGNSLLMRSPHVLQLIMDSLRYWVTEMHVDGFRFDLAATLARQFHEVDRLSSFFDLVQQDPVVSQVKLIAEPWDVGEGGYQVGNFPPLWTEWNGKYRDTVRDLWRGEPRTLAEFASRLTGSSDLYQDDGRRPLASINFATCHDGFTLHDLVSYNNKHNQANGEDNRDGESHNRSWNCGAEGDTDDENVLALRARQMRNFIATLMLSQGVPMLSHGDEFARSQGGNNNAYCQDSELAWVRWPEGDCELLDFTRAMVWLRRDHPVFRRRRFFHGRPVQGTHDELSDIAWFTPEGTEMTQRDWGSAQARALSVFLNGNAISEPGPRGERIPDDSFLLMFNASPKPLEFVVPVNHGRQWQVVVDTARPEGVTPGTGAKVQAGDRLTLTDRSLTVLQRPA; this is encoded by the coding sequence ATGCAGGTCTGGCCTGGAGAGGCATATCCACTCGGTGCCACGTACGACGGCGCCGGGACCAATTTCGCGGTCTTCTCGGAGGCCGCAGACCGTATCGAGCTGTGTCTGCTGCACGACGACGGCTCGGAGACGGCGGTGGAGCTGCGCGAGACCGACGCCTTCGTGCGGCACGCCTATCTGCCGGGGATCATGCCCGGACAGCGGTACGGCTTCCGGGTGCACGGGCCGTACGCGCCCGAGCGCGGCCAGCGCGCCAACTCGGCAAAGCTGCTGCTGGATCCGTACGCGCGCGCCGTCAGCGGCTCGGTGAAGTGGGGCGAGGAGGTGTACGGCTATCCCTTCGGGGCCCCCGACAAGCGCAACGACCTGGACTCGGCCCCGCACACGATGTCGTCGGTCGTGGTCAATCCGTACTTCGACTGGGGCGACGACCGGCGCCCGCGCACCGAGTACCACCACACGGTGATCTACGAGGCCCATGTGAAGGGCCTCACGATGCAGCATCCGGCGCTGCCCGACGAGCTGCGCGGCACCTACGCGGCCCTGGCGCACCCGGCGATCATCGAGCACCTGACGGAACTGGGCGTCACCGCGCTGGAGCTGATGCCCGTACACCAGTTCGTGAACGACCACCGTCTGGTGGAGATGGGCCTCAGTAACTACTGGGGCTACAACACGATCGGATTCTTCGCGCCGCACAACGCGTACGCCTCCTGGGGCGACCGCGGTCAGCAGGTCCTGGAGTTCAAGTCGGCGGTCCGGGCGCTGCACGAGGCCGGGATCGAGGTCATCCTCGACGTGGTCTACAACCACACGGCCGAGGGCAACCACCTGGGTCCGACGCTGTCCTTCAGGGGCCTCGACAACGCGTCGTACTACCGCCTGGCGGACGACCCCCGCTACTACATGGACACCACGGGAACCGGCAACTCCCTCCTGATGCGCTCCCCGCACGTGCTCCAGCTGATCATGGACTCGCTGCGCTACTGGGTCACCGAGATGCACGTCGACGGGTTCCGCTTCGACCTCGCGGCCACGCTGGCGAGGCAGTTCCACGAGGTGGACCGGCTGTCGTCGTTCTTCGACCTCGTCCAGCAGGACCCGGTGGTCTCCCAGGTGAAGCTGATCGCCGAGCCCTGGGACGTCGGCGAGGGCGGCTACCAGGTGGGCAACTTCCCGCCGCTGTGGACCGAGTGGAACGGCAAGTACCGCGACACCGTACGGGACCTGTGGCGCGGCGAGCCGCGCACGCTGGCGGAGTTCGCGTCCCGGCTCACGGGCTCGTCGGACCTCTACCAGGACGACGGCCGCCGTCCGCTCGCCTCCATCAACTTCGCGACCTGTCACGACGGCTTCACGCTGCACGACCTCGTCTCGTATAACAACAAGCACAACCAGGCCAACGGCGAGGACAACCGCGACGGCGAGAGCCACAACCGGTCCTGGAACTGCGGCGCGGAGGGCGACACCGACGACGAGAACGTCCTGGCCCTGCGGGCACGCCAGATGCGCAACTTCATCGCGACGCTGATGCTCTCCCAGGGCGTGCCGATGCTCAGCCACGGCGACGAGTTCGCGCGCAGCCAGGGGGGCAACAACAACGCGTACTGCCAGGACAGCGAGCTGGCCTGGGTGCGGTGGCCCGAGGGCGACTGCGAGCTGCTCGACTTCACGCGCGCGATGGTGTGGCTGCGGCGCGACCATCCCGTCTTCCGGCGGCGCCGCTTCTTCCACGGGCGGCCCGTTCAGGGCACGCACGACGAGCTGTCCGACATCGCGTGGTTCACCCCGGAGGGCACGGAGATGACCCAGCGCGACTGGGGCTCCGCCCAGGCACGGGCGCTGTCGGTCTTCCTCAACGGCAACGCGATCTCCGAGCCGGGCCCGCGCGGGGAGCGCATCCCCGACGACTCCTTCCTGCTGATGTTCAACGCCTCACCGAAACCCCTGGAGTTCGTGGTACCGGTCAACCACGGGCGCCAGTGGCAGGTCGTCGTCGACACGGCCCGCCCGGAGGGCGTGACACCGGGCACCGGCGCCAAGGTCCAGGCCGGCGACCGGCTGACCCTGACCGACCGGAGCCTGACAGTGTTGCAGCGGCCTGCCTAG